A stretch of the Pirellulales bacterium genome encodes the following:
- the kdsA gene encoding 3-deoxy-8-phosphooctulonate synthase — MPANPARIGPYTCGPGQPLLVIAGPCVIENEELTLSIAQRLDRLRHELPIQLVFKASFDKANRTSGDAFRGLGLEAGLAVLDRIRQVTGLPVTTDIHESCQAAPVAQVCDLLQIPAFLARQTDLLVAAAKTGRAVNVKKGQFMAPWDMRHVVTKLEQSGCQNILLCERGTFFGYGRLVNDMRALPQMRALGTPVVFDATHSVQEPGGLGAATGGNRAMVEPLARAATAIGIDGLFFETHPQPDTSPSDGPNMIPLDEFPALIARLLEIRAVVEKF; from the coding sequence GTGCCTGCCAATCCTGCTCGGATCGGACCATACACCTGCGGCCCCGGACAGCCACTTTTGGTGATTGCCGGGCCGTGCGTGATCGAGAACGAAGAGCTGACCCTGTCGATCGCCCAGCGGCTCGACCGGCTGCGTCACGAATTGCCCATCCAATTGGTTTTCAAGGCTTCGTTCGACAAGGCCAATCGCACCAGCGGCGACGCCTTCCGCGGCCTGGGGCTCGAAGCCGGCCTGGCCGTGCTCGATCGGATTCGCCAGGTCACAGGGTTGCCTGTGACGACCGATATTCATGAGTCCTGTCAGGCCGCGCCCGTGGCACAGGTGTGCGACCTGTTGCAGATTCCGGCGTTCCTGGCCCGGCAGACCGACCTGCTCGTCGCGGCCGCAAAAACCGGCCGTGCCGTGAACGTTAAGAAGGGGCAGTTCATGGCCCCCTGGGACATGCGGCACGTCGTGACAAAGCTCGAACAGTCGGGCTGTCAAAACATCCTGCTGTGCGAGCGCGGCACATTTTTCGGATACGGTCGTCTGGTCAACGACATGCGTGCCCTACCGCAGATGCGTGCCCTGGGAACGCCGGTCGTCTTCGACGCCACGCACAGCGTCCAAGAGCCCGGTGGACTGGGGGCCGCGACCGGCGGTAATCGGGCGATGGTCGAACCGTTGGCACGCGCCGCCACCGCGATCGGCATTGACGGACTTTTCTTCGAAACACATCCCCAGCCGGACACCTCTCCCAGCGACGGGCCGAACATGATCCCGCTGGATGAATTTCCGGCGCTCATCGCCCGCCTGCTCGAGATTCGCGCGGTCGTGGAGAAATTCTAG
- a CDS encoding right-handed parallel beta-helix repeat-containing protein: MIDLSTVSGITLNSPTSASANSTAIATLISNMESGAITDYSVTWVGDLYVASPFPLPFTSAGYAMWFGIFGQAGTRLIYTGSTGYAINYTWTNPTIVNDQHIRIFLHNLTIQAPNASGLYMNDGGQSISLKDLTVSLCSSRGIWLENMSGMELDTVYALGNTGDGITFNNCTIMSLNNVTSRENGGCGFVFQGSCDGFDGVVYAEVNGDYGIKANGLHESTLTIWQEANSMIRSGGTVARNPSSPSCAVYPLGRTGESVPQGSLSNCSQITFHGSYGQNHNTDFDYDPQSRMLCAFPDDWRTYPLGSPWTAISSNCIFVPRTGTGYWGSLPGVTFTNNVGGPGINTLSITAGALSGGYPAGLVEIRDPSNSFLGGATYNYSTGDLFAIEMNVTADATTYSTLTGLRSSQDLQTFMLDPLSGVGLDELDSYWYLPTNANSGPSKFRVIGAATASGTVVRAFMYPLAYITSGPSTALNLTFSNINVWHLPAQYYY; the protein is encoded by the coding sequence ATGATCGACCTCAGCACAGTCAGCGGCATCACTCTCAACAGTCCCACGTCTGCTAGTGCTAATAGCACGGCCATCGCCACCCTGATCAGCAACATGGAATCAGGCGCGATCACGGATTACTCGGTCACCTGGGTCGGCGATTTGTACGTCGCCTCGCCGTTTCCCTTGCCGTTCACGTCGGCCGGATATGCCATGTGGTTCGGCATCTTCGGGCAGGCGGGCACCCGCTTGATCTACACGGGTAGCACGGGCTATGCCATCAACTACACCTGGACCAATCCCACGATCGTCAACGACCAGCACATCCGCATCTTCTTGCACAATCTCACGATTCAAGCTCCGAATGCCTCGGGCTTGTACATGAACGACGGCGGACAATCGATCTCGCTGAAGGATCTGACTGTCAGCCTGTGCAGCTCGCGCGGAATCTGGCTCGAAAATATGTCCGGCATGGAGCTGGATACCGTCTACGCGCTAGGCAACACGGGGGACGGGATCACGTTCAACAACTGTACGATCATGTCCCTGAACAACGTCACGTCGCGCGAAAATGGCGGCTGCGGTTTCGTGTTCCAGGGCTCGTGCGATGGATTTGACGGTGTCGTCTACGCCGAAGTGAACGGCGACTACGGGATCAAGGCGAACGGTCTGCACGAATCGACTCTGACGATCTGGCAGGAAGCCAACAGCATGATTCGCTCGGGCGGCACCGTGGCCCGCAACCCCAGCTCTCCCTCGTGCGCGGTCTATCCACTGGGCCGAACCGGAGAAAGCGTGCCGCAGGGCTCGTTAAGCAATTGCTCGCAGATCACATTCCACGGCAGCTATGGGCAAAACCACAATACGGATTTTGATTACGATCCGCAGTCGCGCATGTTGTGCGCTTTTCCCGACGATTGGCGCACCTATCCGTTGGGCAGTCCCTGGACGGCCATCTCGAGCAATTGCATTTTCGTTCCCAGAACTGGCACCGGTTACTGGGGGAGCCTGCCCGGCGTAACTTTTACCAACAACGTCGGCGGCCCCGGCATCAATACGCTCTCGATCACCGCGGGGGCCTTGTCCGGAGGATATCCGGCGGGGTTGGTCGAGATTCGCGATCCCAGCAACAGCTTCCTGGGAGGCGCTACCTACAACTACTCGACCGGCGATTTGTTTGCCATCGAAATGAACGTCACCGCCGACGCCACCACCTACAGCACGCTGACCGGTCTGCGCAGTTCGCAAGACTTGCAGACATTCATGCTGGATCCGCTGTCGGGCGTCGGGCTCGATGAACTCGATTCGTACTGGTACCTGCCGACCAACGCCAATTCGGGGCCCTCGAAGTTCCGAGTTATTGGCGCCGCGACGGCCAGCGGCACCGTGGTGCGAGCCTTCATGTATCCGCTCGCCTATATCACCTCGGGCCCCAGCACGGCACTGAACCTGACGTTCTCAAACATCAACGTCTGGCACCTGCCGGCGCAGTACTACTACTAG
- a CDS encoding choice-of-anchor tandem repeat GloVer-containing protein: MRQTRSGQAAFHSTVIAAVITAFLFVCVANARAQVTVTNLHNVNFSNEGDGEQALTVVGSKIYGTTGLDGPGMRGVIYSMNQDGSGFQVLDNVNDTGGSTVTGALVSDGSKLYGATFGQTGVYSGSPTIFSLNLDGTDLQAIHTFADLSGSSPVTLVGSKLYGTTSSGGTDNRGTVFSMNLDGTGYQSLYSFDASNSGGSQLTLIGSKLYGIGQTGTDFSNIASTIYSINLDGTGIQSLHALPGTTASSQLAVIGSTIYGTTQFPSNTALGGPDASLFSMSLDGSNFQTLHSFAAGGFEPNYGVTSFDGKLFGSGTSFSTFDDQIFSINPDGSGYQQVLDFKNVDPSVNLGFQVNGPLVPIGNALAGPTNFSNFGGMVFAVTVPEPATWAMAVLATMGLLTFRRATRGTSG, translated from the coding sequence ATGCGGCAAACGAGAAGCGGGCAGGCGGCGTTTCACAGCACCGTGATTGCGGCGGTCATCACAGCATTCCTATTCGTATGCGTAGCGAATGCGCGAGCGCAGGTGACGGTCACAAATCTTCATAATGTCAATTTTTCGAACGAAGGGGATGGCGAACAGGCGCTGACCGTCGTCGGCAGCAAGATTTATGGGACCACCGGTCTCGATGGCCCGGGTATGCGTGGCGTCATCTATTCCATGAACCAGGATGGTTCCGGATTTCAGGTTCTGGACAACGTCAATGACACCGGCGGCTCGACCGTGACCGGAGCATTAGTCTCGGACGGATCGAAACTGTACGGCGCAACCTTTGGCCAAACTGGCGTCTACTCTGGCTCCCCCACGATCTTCTCGCTCAATCTCGACGGCACAGACCTGCAAGCAATTCACACCTTTGCGGACCTGTCAGGCAGTTCGCCCGTCACGCTCGTCGGCTCAAAACTGTACGGTACGACGAGTAGCGGCGGGACGGACAATCGAGGGACTGTCTTCTCGATGAACCTGGACGGGACCGGCTACCAATCGCTGTATTCCTTCGACGCCAGTAATTCCGGGGGAAGTCAATTGACCCTAATCGGATCGAAACTGTACGGCATCGGCCAGACCGGCACGGACTTTAGCAATATCGCCAGCACGATTTACTCGATCAATCTCGACGGAACAGGCATTCAGAGTTTGCACGCATTGCCAGGCACAACGGCCTCGTCGCAACTCGCCGTTATCGGTTCGACAATCTACGGGACGACGCAATTTCCGAGTAACACGGCCTTGGGCGGGCCGGACGCGTCGCTCTTTTCAATGAGTCTCGATGGCAGCAATTTTCAAACGCTGCATTCGTTTGCCGCCGGAGGATTCGAGCCTAACTACGGTGTAACCTCGTTCGATGGCAAGTTATTCGGTAGTGGCACGAGTTTCAGCACGTTCGACGACCAGATATTCTCGATCAATCCCGACGGATCCGGCTATCAACAGGTGCTCGATTTCAAGAATGTCGATCCGTCGGTCAATCTTGGCTTCCAAGTGAATGGCCCACTGGTGCCGATAGGAAATGCCTTGGCAGGCCCCACGAATTTCTCGAACTTTGGTGGAATGGTCTTCGCCGTGACTGTGCCCGAACCTGCGACCTGGGCGATGGCAGTACTCGCCACGATGGGGCTGCTAACGTTTCGTCGTGCGACTCGAGGGACGTCCGGATAG
- a CDS encoding DUF1559 domain-containing protein: MAPPSQQHGRRSPTLMGTAFVILAVVMLAILLGPLLMDGSEILKALRGGSEAHRKADCQNHLKRIGLALQNYLSVYGTFPPAYIADSHGRLMHSWRVLILPYAEKWDNSSHYQEIYDAYDFSEPWDGPDNRRLLERMPDIYRCPSDSYAPPGTTNYVAVIGNETAWPFSASRAASEFTDGLATTLLVVETTDRNIPWLAPIDLDFTYFDPRINPPSKYGIASQHAARQRWPGGAMALIADGAVRYFDDKTDPALIRALLTVAGGEPVTFP, encoded by the coding sequence ATGGCCCCCCCATCACAACAACACGGCCGGCGATCGCCAACTCTGATGGGGACGGCGTTTGTGATTCTCGCCGTGGTAATGCTGGCGATCTTGTTGGGACCGTTGCTGATGGATGGAAGCGAAATACTCAAGGCATTGAGGGGCGGGAGCGAGGCGCATCGCAAGGCCGATTGCCAGAATCATCTCAAGCGTATCGGCCTGGCACTGCAGAACTACTTGTCCGTCTACGGAACATTTCCGCCCGCGTACATTGCCGATAGTCACGGGCGTCTGATGCACAGTTGGCGCGTGCTGATCTTGCCCTACGCCGAGAAATGGGACAATTCATCCCACTATCAAGAGATCTACGACGCGTACGACTTCAGCGAGCCGTGGGACGGACCGGACAATCGGCGACTGCTAGAGCGCATGCCGGACATTTATCGCTGTCCCAGCGACTCATACGCGCCGCCGGGCACGACTAACTATGTGGCAGTGATTGGCAACGAAACGGCTTGGCCGTTCTCAGCCAGCCGCGCAGCGAGTGAATTCACCGATGGCTTAGCAACCACGTTGCTCGTCGTCGAAACGACTGATCGCAACATCCCCTGGCTCGCGCCGATCGACTTGGACTTCACCTATTTCGATCCACGGATCAATCCGCCGTCGAAGTACGGCATCGCTAGTCAGCACGCCGCCCGCCAGCGGTGGCCCGGCGGTGCCATGGCCTTGATTGCCGACGGCGCCGTCCGGTATTTCGACGACAAAACCGATCCTGCCCTCATCCGCGCTCTGCTAACGGTCGCCGGCGGCGAACCGGTCACGTTTCCCTAA
- a CDS encoding arylsulfatase, producing the protein MQRRFLIVSVLIGGLLGYAAARLDVFSAPKVMAESEVAPPTTSDRARVQFVAQNKSARNQNNAQRPAAGSKPNILVIFGDDVGISNVSAYSDGLMGYETPNIDRIGKEGLRLLHYYGEQSCTAGRAAFITGQHGIRTGLTKVGFPGAPMGISQLDPTLAVVLRNLGYTTGQFGKNHIGDRNETLPTVNGFDEFFGNLYHLNAEEEPELPDYPKDPAFRKRFGPRGVLKCKATDRDDTTVDPRWGKVGKQTIEDSGPLTKKRMETIDDETSSAAIDYMKRQHAASKPFFCWYNSTRMHLRTHVRPEHRGRYKHADSEYIDGMIEHDETVGSLLKSLDDMGIADNTIVVYTSDNGPHMNTWPDGAMTPFRSEKNTNWEGAYRVPCLVRWPGAIKPGTVTNEILSHNDWLPTLCAAAGEPEIVDKLKKGYTTTGPQGRDYKVHLDGMDQSAFLRSAGMDKSAKSARNWFIYCNDDGDLVALRVNEWKLVFDEQRAQGTMRVWAEPFTKLRMPKLYNLFMDPFERADITSNTYYDYFMDHAYFIYYGLDYVTRFCETLKEFPPRAMPQSFTPTAIYEHTLEEIRKAHEASAAEKAK; encoded by the coding sequence ATGCAGCGACGTTTCTTAATCGTATCGGTATTGATCGGCGGATTGCTCGGCTATGCGGCCGCACGTCTGGACGTGTTCAGTGCTCCAAAGGTGATGGCTGAATCCGAAGTAGCACCGCCCACCACAAGCGATCGCGCCCGGGTGCAGTTCGTTGCTCAAAACAAGTCAGCGCGGAACCAGAACAACGCACAGCGACCGGCCGCGGGCAGCAAGCCCAACATCCTCGTGATTTTCGGCGACGATGTCGGCATCAGTAACGTTAGCGCCTACAGCGATGGCCTGATGGGCTACGAGACGCCGAACATCGATCGCATCGGCAAGGAAGGCTTGCGCCTGTTGCACTATTACGGCGAACAATCGTGTACCGCCGGTCGCGCGGCGTTCATTACCGGCCAGCATGGTATCCGCACCGGCCTGACGAAAGTCGGTTTCCCGGGCGCCCCGATGGGCATCAGCCAACTCGATCCCACGCTTGCCGTCGTATTGCGAAACCTCGGCTACACGACGGGGCAGTTCGGCAAGAATCACATTGGCGATCGCAACGAAACGCTTCCGACCGTGAACGGCTTCGACGAATTCTTCGGCAACCTGTACCACCTCAACGCCGAAGAGGAGCCCGAGCTTCCCGACTATCCCAAGGATCCGGCGTTCCGCAAACGCTTCGGGCCGCGCGGCGTGCTGAAATGCAAGGCCACGGACCGGGATGACACGACCGTCGATCCCCGCTGGGGCAAAGTCGGCAAGCAAACGATTGAAGACAGCGGACCGTTGACCAAGAAGCGGATGGAAACGATCGACGACGAGACCTCATCGGCGGCGATCGATTACATGAAGCGTCAGCACGCGGCGAGCAAGCCGTTCTTCTGCTGGTACAACTCGACACGCATGCACTTGCGCACGCACGTCCGGCCCGAGCATCGCGGCCGCTACAAGCATGCCGATAGCGAGTACATCGATGGCATGATCGAACATGACGAAACCGTGGGCAGCCTGCTCAAGTCGCTCGACGACATGGGGATCGCCGACAACACGATCGTCGTCTACACCAGCGACAACGGTCCGCACATGAATACATGGCCGGACGGTGCGATGACCCCGTTCCGCAGCGAGAAGAATACGAATTGGGAAGGAGCTTATCGCGTTCCCTGCCTGGTGCGCTGGCCTGGCGCGATCAAGCCGGGCACGGTCACCAATGAAATCCTGAGCCACAACGACTGGCTGCCCACGCTATGTGCTGCCGCGGGCGAGCCGGAGATCGTCGACAAGCTGAAGAAGGGTTACACCACCACCGGTCCGCAGGGGCGGGACTACAAGGTACACCTGGACGGTATGGACCAGTCGGCGTTTCTGCGCTCGGCCGGGATGGACAAGAGCGCCAAGAGCGCGCGTAACTGGTTCATCTATTGCAACGATGACGGCGACCTGGTGGCGTTGCGCGTCAACGAGTGGAAGCTGGTCTTTGACGAGCAACGCGCCCAAGGGACGATGCGCGTGTGGGCCGAACCGTTTACGAAGTTGCGCATGCCGAAGCTCTACAACCTGTTCATGGACCCCTTCGAGCGTGCCGACATCACGTCGAACACGTACTACGACTACTTCATGGATCACGCGTACTTCATCTATTACGGACTGGATTACGTGACGCGTTTCTGCGAAACGTTGAAAGAGTTTCCGCCGCGCGCCATGCCGCAGAGCTTCACACCGACGGCCATCTACGAGCACACGCTCGAAGAAATCCGCAAGGCTCACGAGGCATCAGCCGCGGAAAAGGCGAAGTAG
- a CDS encoding DUF2628 domain-containing protein: MSQTLAIEDVDNPYRTHGYSTPLPMLDASPPNVDELRAFVGPNFDYFLRKWGPRLQNPASEVGMNWMAFFFPTFWFAYRRMYRAAIAVYVIGFVLSIASEIIFLGFLDKQRAPFFIGRVVIGIVCGLGANAWYLSRAQKAIAHARQEGFTGDQLMLVLSQRGGGSRAALTWVALFFVVWLLISSVVVAGCRTAQGFAPAKVAAEQFFEQMNAGHRDAAFALCSKRCQEVTSEEQLRDMWEVFEASQGHVQTWTLDGVSMSTHNNSGVLVLTYRLVREHGDSKVQFTFVNEEGRWVIQGINLHG; encoded by the coding sequence ATGAGCCAGACCCTGGCGATCGAAGACGTCGACAATCCGTATCGCACGCACGGTTATTCGACGCCACTACCCATGCTCGATGCCAGTCCCCCGAACGTGGACGAATTGCGAGCCTTCGTCGGGCCGAACTTCGACTATTTTCTGCGCAAGTGGGGGCCGCGTCTGCAGAATCCGGCTAGCGAAGTCGGCATGAATTGGATGGCGTTCTTCTTTCCCACGTTCTGGTTTGCCTATCGCAGGATGTATCGCGCTGCGATCGCGGTTTACGTGATTGGATTTGTACTGTCGATCGCGTCGGAAATCATCTTCCTGGGCTTTCTTGACAAGCAGCGTGCGCCGTTTTTTATCGGCAGGGTCGTCATCGGAATCGTGTGCGGCCTGGGCGCGAACGCCTGGTATTTATCGCGCGCACAGAAAGCGATCGCCCACGCTCGCCAAGAAGGATTCACCGGCGATCAGCTAATGCTTGTGTTGTCGCAACGGGGTGGGGGCAGTCGGGCCGCCCTGACTTGGGTGGCGCTCTTCTTCGTGGTTTGGCTGCTGATTTCCTCAGTCGTGGTGGCCGGCTGTCGCACGGCGCAAGGCTTCGCGCCCGCCAAGGTCGCGGCCGAGCAGTTTTTCGAGCAGATGAACGCAGGTCATCGTGACGCGGCGTTTGCCCTGTGCTCGAAGCGTTGCCAGGAGGTTACCTCGGAGGAACAGTTGCGCGATATGTGGGAGGTCTTCGAAGCGAGCCAGGGGCACGTCCAGACGTGGACCCTGGACGGCGTATCGATGTCAACCCACAACAATAGCGGCGTGCTCGTGCTGACATACCGCCTCGTGCGGGAGCACGGAGATAGCAAAGTGCAATTCACCTTCGTGAACGAAGAGGGGCGATGGGTAATTCAGGGCATTAACTTGCACGGCTGA
- the glgA gene encoding glycogen synthase GlgA, with protein MNILVATSEAVPFAKTGGLADVSGALPLELARLGHSPVVFMPAYRQALSAGQPIEQTSIQLSIPIGTKTVRGSLLRSRFPGTQVPVYLVEQPQYFDRDGLYGAGGHDYIDNCERFVFFCRAIMESIRLLELPVDVIHANDWQTGLLPALLKIEYRGVPRYERIASLMTIHNLAFQGQFWHWDMLLTGLDWKYFNWHQMEFFGKLNLLKTGLVFADAISTVSPRYAEEIQASPLGCGLEGVLQQRRSVLTGILNGADYTVWNPVTDRFLPVNYDAASFTSGKAACKAALQTELGLELSADKPLIGMVTRLTDQKGMDLVANVMQEWVNSADVQWAIVGTGDTKYEQFLTNLAERHPHKVAAKLQFSEALAHRIEGGADMFLMPSSFEPCGLSQLYSLKYGAVPVVRATGGLADTIVDATPEALSAGAANGFSFREYSVLALSEALRRAVEMYRQPELWSQLVSTGMQQDWSWKRSAEQYVSLYRRISALVPQAACS; from the coding sequence ATGAATATTCTTGTGGCCACGAGTGAAGCGGTCCCCTTCGCCAAGACAGGGGGACTGGCCGACGTCTCTGGGGCGTTGCCGCTAGAGTTGGCGCGGCTGGGGCATTCGCCCGTGGTCTTCATGCCGGCTTATCGCCAGGCGCTCTCGGCCGGACAGCCGATCGAGCAGACCTCGATTCAGCTTTCAATTCCCATCGGCACCAAGACCGTCCGTGGAAGCCTGCTGCGTAGCCGTTTTCCAGGCACGCAGGTTCCGGTGTACCTCGTCGAGCAACCGCAGTACTTTGATCGCGACGGGCTCTACGGCGCCGGCGGTCACGATTACATCGACAATTGCGAACGGTTCGTCTTCTTCTGCCGCGCGATTATGGAGTCGATCCGGCTGCTGGAGTTGCCGGTCGACGTGATCCATGCCAACGACTGGCAAACCGGGCTGCTGCCGGCACTGTTGAAAATCGAATACCGGGGCGTACCGCGCTATGAGCGGATTGCCTCGCTAATGACGATTCACAACCTGGCGTTCCAGGGACAGTTCTGGCATTGGGACATGCTGCTGACTGGGCTGGATTGGAAATACTTCAACTGGCATCAGATGGAGTTCTTCGGCAAGTTGAACCTGCTGAAGACCGGTTTGGTGTTCGCCGATGCGATCAGCACTGTCAGCCCACGCTATGCCGAAGAGATCCAGGCCTCGCCGCTGGGTTGCGGTTTGGAAGGGGTGCTGCAGCAGCGGCGCTCGGTCTTGACCGGCATCCTTAACGGCGCCGACTACACGGTCTGGAATCCCGTGACCGATCGGTTCCTGCCGGTCAATTACGACGCGGCGTCCTTCACCTCGGGCAAGGCGGCCTGCAAAGCGGCCCTGCAAACCGAGTTGGGGCTGGAACTCTCGGCCGACAAGCCGCTGATCGGCATGGTCACCCGGCTGACCGATCAAAAAGGGATGGACCTCGTCGCCAACGTCATGCAGGAATGGGTCAACTCGGCCGACGTGCAATGGGCGATCGTCGGTACCGGGGACACAAAGTACGAACAGTTTCTGACGAACCTGGCGGAACGTCATCCGCACAAGGTCGCGGCCAAGCTGCAATTCTCCGAGGCGCTCGCGCACAGGATCGAAGGGGGCGCGGACATGTTCCTGATGCCCAGCAGCTTCGAGCCGTGCGGCCTGAGCCAGCTTTACAGCTTGAAATACGGCGCCGTGCCCGTCGTCCGCGCCACAGGCGGCCTGGCCGACACGATCGTTGATGCCACGCCCGAGGCACTGTCCGCCGGAGCGGCCAATGGTTTCAGCTTCCGCGAGTACAGCGTTCTGGCCTTGTCCGAAGCCCTGCGCCGGGCGGTGGAAATGTACCGCCAGCCGGAATTGTGGTCGCAACTGGTTTCGACCGGAATGCAGCAAGACTGGTCTTGGAAGCGCAGCGCCGAACAATACGTAAGCTTGTACCGCCGCATCAGCGCCCTGGTGCCGCAAGCCGCTTGCAGTTGA
- a CDS encoding glycoside hydrolase family 57 protein — MHDVALAFFWHQHQPYYPDDVSGENPMPWVRLHATKDYWGMAMLLKEVPEMHATINLVPSLLAQLTAYTDRGAQDEHLRVSRLPADTLAEADMTYLLDNFFMVHPDHMIRPYRRYLELYQKRGVSIDTAARAAKRFTKRDILDLQCWSNLSWIHPLAFDQDADLAEFRKKGKHWSEDEKQWLLARQMDLLAEVVPLHRELAESGQVELTTTPFYHPILPLLYDKRLARQAMPDVSLPKHLEGYREDAEAQIARAVEYHTKLFGEKPVGMWPSEGSVCQAMIAAVAKAGIQWMATDEEILSASTEGWVSRDGHGYLRNPEMLYRPWRAEDKGHAVQMIFRDHAMSDQIGFHYQRYQADQAVDDFMGKVEAIGRATTANAGHRPTLVSIILDGENCWEYYPNSGVEFLRALYRRAASHAKVTPVRVRDYLARHPATDKIGHLFSGSWIQHNFGIWIGHPECNRAWDLLFETRTHLVRAARIGEKTAEQLRGAWEELYIAEGSDWFWWFGDDHSSAQDELFDRLFRRHLQNVYTLLDDPAPTELSKPISQGHQHARLFTEPTSFLNVRVDGRRTYFEWLNAGHYTASGSRGTMSMVSEGKIADFYFGFDADRLFLRFDAHGVTIRERLAEVDTLKVTFLQPTGIELLISHPSWPEPILQLYRNDVPVTASGVEAVADLILEVVVPFRSLGVAVDAPLNFVVELVSGEQSIERLPHEGAIETFVPSADYELQMWQV, encoded by the coding sequence ATGCATGACGTAGCTCTCGCCTTTTTCTGGCACCAGCATCAACCCTACTACCCTGACGATGTCAGCGGCGAGAATCCCATGCCGTGGGTGCGTCTGCACGCCACCAAGGATTATTGGGGCATGGCGATGTTGCTCAAGGAAGTGCCCGAGATGCACGCCACGATCAACCTCGTCCCCAGCCTGCTTGCGCAGTTGACGGCCTACACCGACCGCGGCGCCCAGGACGAGCACTTGCGCGTATCGCGACTGCCGGCCGACACCTTGGCCGAGGCGGACATGACGTACCTGCTCGATAATTTCTTCATGGTCCATCCGGATCACATGATCCGGCCTTACCGCCGGTATCTCGAGCTGTATCAAAAGCGCGGCGTGTCGATCGACACCGCGGCCCGAGCGGCCAAGCGATTCACGAAGCGCGACATTCTCGACCTGCAATGCTGGTCGAACCTGTCGTGGATCCACCCGCTGGCGTTCGACCAGGATGCCGACCTGGCCGAGTTTCGCAAAAAGGGGAAGCATTGGAGCGAGGACGAAAAGCAATGGCTGCTGGCGCGACAGATGGATCTGTTGGCCGAGGTCGTGCCGCTGCACCGCGAGTTGGCCGAAAGTGGTCAGGTCGAGCTGACGACCACCCCCTTCTACCATCCCATTCTTCCGCTCCTCTATGACAAACGTTTGGCGCGGCAGGCGATGCCGGACGTCAGCCTGCCGAAGCATCTGGAAGGGTACCGCGAGGATGCCGAGGCCCAGATCGCGCGGGCCGTCGAATATCACACCAAGTTGTTTGGCGAAAAACCGGTCGGCATGTGGCCCTCGGAAGGATCGGTATGCCAGGCCATGATCGCGGCCGTGGCCAAGGCCGGCATTCAATGGATGGCCACGGACGAGGAAATCTTGTCGGCCTCGACCGAAGGTTGGGTGTCGCGCGATGGGCATGGCTATTTGCGCAATCCAGAAATGCTGTACCGCCCCTGGCGCGCCGAGGATAAGGGGCACGCCGTGCAGATGATCTTTCGCGATCACGCGATGAGCGATCAGATCGGCTTCCACTATCAGCGCTACCAGGCCGACCAGGCGGTCGATGACTTTATGGGCAAGGTCGAGGCCATTGGCCGCGCCACCACGGCCAACGCCGGACATCGGCCCACGCTCGTGAGCATTATCCTCGACGGCGAAAACTGCTGGGAATACTACCCCAACAGCGGCGTTGAGTTTCTGCGTGCCCTGTACCGCCGCGCCGCGTCGCATGCCAAGGTCACGCCGGTCCGAGTGCGCGACTATTTGGCCCGTCATCCGGCCACGGACAAAATCGGCCATTTATTCTCAGGCAGTTGGATTCAGCACAACTTTGGCATATGGATCGGGCATCCCGAGTGCAATCGCGCGTGGGACCTGCTGTTCGAGACGCGCACTCACCTGGTGCGAGCAGCGCGCATCGGCGAGAAAACAGCCGAGCAATTGCGCGGCGCGTGGGAAGAGCTGTACATTGCCGAAGGAAGCGATTGGTTCTGGTGGTTCGGCGACGACCATTCAAGCGCTCAGGACGAGTTGTTCGACCGCTTGTTCCGCCGTCACCTGCAGAATGTCTACACGCTGCTCGACGATCCGGCCCCCACCGAACTCTCAAAGCCGATCAGCCAGGGACATCAACACGCGCGGCTGTTTACCGAGCCGACGTCGTTCTTGAACGTGCGTGTGGATGGCCGTCGCACGTACTTCGAATGGCTGAACGCCGGACACTACACAGCGTCCGGCTCACGCGGGACCATGAGCATGGTTTCGGAAGGAAAGATCGCAGATTTTTATTTTGGATTTGACGCCGATCGTCTCTTTCTTCGCTTCGACGCCCACGGTGTTACAATTCGCGAGCGCTTGGCCGAGGTCGACACGCTGAAGGTGACTTTCCTGCAACCCACGGGAATCGAACTTTTGATCTCGCATCCCAGTTGGCCGGAGCCGATCCTGCAACTGTATCGCAACGATGTGCCGGTCACGGCCTCGGGCGTCGAGGCCGTGGCCGATCTGATCCTGGAAGTGGTGGTGCCGTTCCGCAGCCTTGGGGTCGCCGTCGACGCGCCACTGAATTTTGTCGTCGAACTAGTATCTGGCGAGCAATCGATCGAACGCTTGCCCCACGAAGGAGCGATCGAGACGTTCGTCCCCTCGGCCGATTACGAGTTGCAAATGTGGCAAGTGTGA